GTTTGTCGGGACAGTGAAGTAACAGTTTGGCCGTTTTCATCATCCTAAATTATCGTTTTTATCGTTTTCGAATTACAATTTTCTCGATTTGAGTTTGCAAAAATAACGATTTATTGTAAAACAACGAAGTTTTCGAGCAAGAAGTTTAAATCAAGCAACAGAAAGCTTCGTTTTCATTACAAAACCATCCCAATCCCCTTTCGCAAAAAGCTCTGCAAGAACTTATTTTTTTTCATATTCCAATGTTCTCAAAATGAGGATATAAAAGGAAAAGTGATAAAATCAAGCAAAAAAATTTCATCGTAGCTATTGCAGGTTTCAAAGAAATGCCTACCTTTGCAACCGCAATCGAGAGAGAAAGCAATTAAAGAAATGAAATTATGGTGCGTTAGTTCAGTTGGTTAGAATACATGCCTGTCACGCATGGGGTCACGGGTTCGAGTCCCGTACGCACCGCTTAAAGCTCTGAAATCGAATGATTTCGGAGCTTTTTTCTTTATAAACACGCTGTACTACTCAAAAAGATAAGGCATTTTGCAAGATAGAGAGATTTTACGCAGATCTTAGTATAAAATATACGCTCGCTGCCTTACCAAGTCCACACCAGCCCTGTACCAACCCCGTACCTGCTCCGTATCAACTCCCAATAAAGGTACCTTTATACGGACCAGGTACGGAGTTGGTACGGAGCAGATCAGGCCCAGACCCGGTTCAAGTATGTTTTAAATATTATTTCAGAGTTTATTCAGCAAATGTGCCTGTAGACATAAAGATTACCGAATTCATATAATAGTCCTCACCCTCTGTCTGTGGTTGTTCAAACAGTTGTTTATAAATAGGCTCCGGCTCAGGTCCGAAAAGTAAATCCGCATCCGGAGTGTAGATACCACAATACCATACAGGAGCCGCTTTCATATTAAAGCGCGGAATGCCTTCTATTACAAATTTATAAAACCCAACCTTTTCACCATCTTTTACGACTCTTGTCAGCCCTCCGTAATTGGTACCCATATTATATCTCAACCCTTTTAAAGAAATATATCCATCTTCAACCAGGCTACCCTCTGCAAATTTCTTCGCTTTACAGGTAAAAGGTATTTCATATTCACCACCTTCGGGAGACAGAATAAAAGGATTAGGGCCATCTACTTTTATAGTGTATTCATACTCTACTTTTGCCTTCGATATTACATCTATCAATTTGTAGACAATGCTACTCCCATCAGCAGGAGGATTAACCAAGGTTCTTTTCTCAACCCATAAAGCATACTCATAGCCTTTTTCGTAAACGAAATCAGTAATTCCTTGAAAATCCAGCGTTTTGTAGTCACTTTCACTTTCTTCTTTCACCAACATACAATCGATAGGAGAATCACTCCCCCAAGGCTGATAAGTACCAGTTTTGTCAGAAATAAACATTTTTACAGTTTCTACCTTGTCTTGCGGTTCATCATCACTACAAGCAACAAAGCCAGTGATTGGCAGGATTAATAGCAATAATCCTAATAAGCGTTTTGTCTTCATTATGTTTCCTTTAAGTCTAATTTTGTAATTATGCAAAGATATACAAAATCTCTTTAAGCCTATTATAAACAAAGCCTTTTATTTCTCTTCTCAAAAGAAGCTTGAATAGAATTTTAAAGGAGATAGGCTATATGAAGATATAAAAGCGTACCTTCGTCAGCAAAATGAGATATCGAAGAATAACAATATTATATGAAAACCATTTAAATCACCAGATATGAAAAAACACTCCATTCTATTCCTTTTAGGATTTATCTTTCCTATTTGCACCCATGCTCAGGACATATCCGGAACATGGAATGGAAAGCTGTCTCTCCCCAACGCTTCCTTGACTATTTGCTTCAACCTGCAACAAACCGAGCAGGGATATACCTCTACTTGTGATAGTCCCGATCAGAATGTAAAAGGCATCCCAACAGGTTCCACACTCTTTCAGGATTCGATTCTGACGATTCAGATTCCTGATATTCGTGCCTCTTACAAAGGAAAGCTGGAGAAAGACGGCAAAATATACGGAGACTTCACACAAGGACTTAGATTCAAACTAAATCTGGAAAAAGGAGAAGCAGCCAAGCCTAAGCGTCCCCAAGAACCACAACCACCTTTCCCCTATAGAGCAGAAGATATTACTTTTGAAAATAAAGAAGCCGGAATCACAATTGCCGGTACTCTGACGCTTCCCGAACAGGGGAAAAAATTCCCGGCAGTAGTATTGGTTACCGGTAGTGGCGCACAGAACAGGAATGAGGAAATAATGGGACATAAGCCATTTCTGGTAATAGCAGACTACCTGACCCGTAAC
The nucleotide sequence above comes from Bacteroides intestinalis DSM 17393. Encoded proteins:
- a CDS encoding DUF4377 domain-containing protein, with translation MKTKRLLGLLLLILPITGFVACSDDEPQDKVETVKMFISDKTGTYQPWGSDSPIDCMLVKEESESDYKTLDFQGITDFVYEKGYEYALWVEKRTLVNPPADGSSIVYKLIDVISKAKVEYEYTIKVDGPNPFILSPEGGEYEIPFTCKAKKFAEGSLVEDGYISLKGLRYNMGTNYGGLTRVVKDGEKVGFYKFVIEGIPRFNMKAAPVWYCGIYTPDADLLFGPEPEPIYKQLFEQPQTEGEDYYMNSVIFMSTGTFAE